The sequence below is a genomic window from Bosea sp. F3-2.
GTCCCGCTGCGCTTCCGGCAGCAGGTGGCGCGGGCCGGCCCGGCCCCGCGCCTCGTCGATCCGGTCGCGGCCTGGTACGTCGCCGACACCCTGCTCGGCGCACCGCCGCCGCTCAACGCGGTGCCCGGCCGGATCGCCTACAAGACCGGCACGTCCTATGGCTATCGCGACGCCTGGGCCGTCGGTTTCGACCGCAAGCATACGATCGGCGTCTGGGTCGGCCGGGCCGATAATGGCGCCGTGCCCGGCCTCGTCGGGCGCACCGTCGCGGCGCCGATCCTGTTCGACGCTTTCGCCCGGCTCGGCATCGACCCGCGCCCCTTCACGCAGCCGGCGGATGCGATCGTCGCCAGCACCGGCCATCTGCCGCCGCCGCTCAGGCATCTCAGGCAGGACGTGCCCAAGACCGTGACCGCGATGACGACGCCGACGCTGAAGCTCGCCTTCCCGCCGGACGGCGCGCGCATCGACCTCTCCGCCGCCGCCCTCGACGGCAGGGGTCAGCTCAACCTCAAGGCCGCCGGCGGCTCGCCACCCTATACCTGGCTGGTCGACGGAACGCCGGTGACCGCGCCGCAGCGCCGGCGCGAGACGCAATGGCAACCGCCGGGCAAGGGCTTCCTGCGGATTTCCGTGATCGACGGCACCGGAGCGAGCGAGAGCGTGTCCGTCAGGCTGCAGTAGCAGCCGTCAACAGACACTCCGCGCGCGCCAGAGGCGCGAGCCCAGGAATCCATGAACACCACGCAATTCCAGACAGCGCGGGGAACCCTCTCCCGGAGGGAGAGGGCAGGGTGAGGGGTAGGCCGCTAACCGAATTTGCCGTGAGGTGGTCGCTGCAGTGGCACCGTGACGCCCTGCTGGTTGAATAGCCTACACCTCACCCCTGCCCCTCTCCTTACAGGAGAGGGGTTCCCCGCGCTCTTCATGATGAGCGCACCGAAAGCCCCGTCCAGGCCTGGCCTGCGGGGTTTTCGGGCTTTAGGCGTCCGAGGGATGCGCGGAGCCTTGCGGCGTTCGCAGTCGACGGCTGCGTGCGCCGATGTCGAGTCGATGTCGAGATGTCGAACAGCGACGACGCGCGCTTTCCGCCCAGCCGATCTCGGCTGGGCGTCAAGAATTCGCGCTAAGCTTTTGAGCATGTTCTGATCGCAAAAGTGGTTTCCACTTTTGCGGAACATGCTCGCGCCGTTCGGCTCCGCGCACGGGTATCTGGGGGTTCCGCTTCGTTCTGGGTTCCGGCGAAGGAGCGGGCCTGCCTGTTGGGCCCGGACGAAGTCGGCACCTCCGCGCCTGACGGACCCGCAACGGTCCGGGACGCGAAGCCCGCAATCCCATCCCCCCACGATGCCTCGCGAAGCCCCTCGGTCGGATGGGACGCGCGCAGCATAGGCATGGGGAGCAGGGGCGGGGATAAGTTTGGGCTCGGCCGGCCGCTTCCCTTCTCCCACCCATCTCGGGCTTGCCCGAGATGGGCAATCTTAAGGTGTCAAAGTCGGCAACAGCCGACTTTGATGCGGGAGAAGGTGCCCCGCAGGGGCGGATGAGGGGTCGCACTGTCCTGAATCGTCATTGCGAGCGCAGCGAAGCAATCCAGGGGGACTGGGCAAAGCGTTCGACCTAGTCCCCCTGGATTGCTTCGTCGCTTCGCTCCTCGCAATGACGAGAAGTGTCGCGCGACCCCTCATCCGTCAGCGCTTCGCGCTGCCACCTTTTCCCGCAAGGGGAGAAGGAGAAGCGCACGGCTCACCAACTACTCCGCCGGATGCGGGTGCGCCCCATGCGCCTCTTCATGCGCGCCATGACGGGAGCCATGGATCTTGCGGGCCAGGTAGCTGTAGGCGACCGGCACCACATAGAGCGTCAGCAGCGTGCCGAAGGTCATGCCGCCGACGATGACCCAGCCGATCTGCGAACGGCTTTCCGCGCCCGCACCATGGGCGATGGCGAGCGGCACGGCGCCGAGCACCATCGCGCCGGTGGTCATCAGGATCGGGCGCAGGCGCAGCTCCGCCGCCTCGACGAGGGCATCGATCATCTCCTTGCCCTCCTCGCGCAGTTGGTTGGTGAACTCCAGGATCAGGATGCCGTGCTTGGTGATGAGGCCGACCAGCGTGATCAGGCCGATCTGGCTGTACACGTTCATCGTCCCGCCGGTGTAGTAGAGCGCGGCGAGCGCGCCGGTGAGCGAAAGCGGCACCGAGACCATGATCACGATCGGATCGACGAAGCTCTCGAACTGCGCCGCCAGCACCAGATAGATGAAGCCGAGCGCCAGCAGGAAGACGAGGAAGATGCTCGCGCCCGATTGCTTGAACTCGCGGCTCTGACCGGAATAGTCGATCTGGACCGAGGATGGCAGCACGCGGGCAGTCGCGTCCTCCAGCACCTTGAGCGCATCGCCGAGCGAATAGCCGGGCGCGGGCAGCGCCGTGATCGTGGCCGAGCGCAGCTGGTTGAAGCGGACCAGTTCCTTGGGCGCGACGGTCTCCTCGATCCTGACCAGGCTCGACAGCTGCACCACCGCGCCGCTGCGGCCCATCAGATAGATCGATTGCAACGCCTGCGGCGTGCTGCGCTCCGAACCGGCGACCTGCAGCATCACGTCATACTGCTTGCTGTTCATGTTGAAGCGCGTGACCTGGCGCCCGCCGAGCAGCGTCTCCATGGTGCGACCGATGACATCGACGCCGACGCCGAGGTCGGCCGCGCGCTGCCGATCGATCGTGACCCGGATCTGCGGTTTGTCGAGAATGAGGTTCGTCTCGACGTTCGAGAGCGCCGGAGAGTCGGCGACGTCCCGCATCAGCTGGTCGACATAGCTCTTGAGCTGCGCATAGCTCTCCGAGGAGCGCAGGACGAACTCCACCGGCTTGCTGTTGGCGTTGCCCTGGCCGAGCGAGGGCGGGTTGTTGGCGAAGAGGCGGATGCCGGGGATCTGCGCGAGCTCGCGGGTAATCTCGGCGACGAGATCCTGCTGCTTGCGCTCACGCTCCTCCCACGGCTTGAGCCGGGCAATGGCGATCGCTCGCGTCACGTCGGGGAAGCCGACGATAACGAGATAGGTCTCCACTTCCTGGATCTTGCTGAAATATTCCTCGACCCGCCGGGCGTAGCTCGCCGTGAAGGACATGGTCGCCCCTTCCGGCGCAACGCCGATCACGTTGATCGTGCCGCGATCCTCGACCGGCGCCAGCTCCGAGCGCAGATGCGTGAAGAAGTAATAGCCGCCGCCGGCGACGCCAACCGCGAGCAGGACGATGAGCGGGCGCACGGTGAGCGCCGCACGCAGCGAAGCCTTGTAGCCTCGCGACAGCCCCTCGAAGCCACGCTCCAGCACGTTGTACAGCCAGCTATGCTTGTCATGGTGGCGCAGGAGCTTGGCGCACATCATCGGCGTCAGCGTCAGCGCGACGAAACCGGAGACCAAGACCGCGCCGGCGAGCGTGAGCGCGAACTCGATGAAGAGCTTGCCGGTGCGGCCGGTCGAGAACGCCATCGGCGCATAGACCGCGACCAGCGTCAGCGTCATCGCCACCACCGCGAAGGCGATCTCGTTGATGCCACGGATCGCCGCCTTGTTCGGCTCCATGCCGTCCTCGATATGGCGGTGAACGTTCTCCAGCACCACGATGGCGTCGTCGACGACGAGGCCGATGGCGAGCACCATCGAGAGCAGCGTCAGCGTGTTGACGGTGAAGCCGAACGCATACATCAGCGCGAAGGAGCCGATCAGCGAGACGGGGATCGTCACCAGCGGAATCAGCGTCGCCCTGAGCGAGCGCAGGAAGACGAAGATGATCAGCACGACGAGGACGATCGCCTCGAGGATCGTCTGGAACACCGCCTTGATCGAACGGTCGATGAAGATCGAGCTGTCATAGGAGATCGCGATCGACATGCCGTCGGGCAGATCCTCGATGATGCCCGGCAGGGCCGCACGCACGCCGGACGAGACGTCGAGCGGGTTCGCAGTCGCCTGCTTGACGATACCGACCGTCACGGAGGGCGAGCCCTTGAACCAGGCCGCGTTGCGCTCCTCGAGCGCGCCGAGCTCGACGCGCGCCAGGTCCTTCAGCTTGATGGGGAAGCCGGCGGCATCCTTCACCACGATCTCGCGGAACTGGTCCGGCGTGACCAGACCGGTCTGCGACAGCACGGTGAACTCGCGGTCGCTGCTCTCGATCCGGCCCGATGGAATCTCGATGTTCTGGGCGCGAACCGCCGCCTCGATCTCCTGGACCGTGACGTTGTAGGCGGACAGGCGCGAGCGATCGAGCCAGATGCGCATCGCATATTGGCGCTGGCCGAGGATGCGAACCTCGGCGACGCCGGTGATGTTCTGGACGCGCTCGGCGATGAAGCGGTCGGCGAAGTCGGTCAATTCGAGCGGGCTATGCCGCGTGCTGGTCAGCGACAGGTAGAGGATCGGCTGTGAATCCGCCTCGACCTTGGCGATGATCGGCTCGTCGATCTCTTCCGGCATGCGCCCGCGCACGCGGCTGACGCGGTCGCGCACATCCGAGGCTGCGACATCGGGATCGACGTCGGGCCGGAAGCGCACCGAAATCTGGCTGCGCTCCTGGCGGCTGGCCGAGGAGATGATCTCGATACCCTCGATGCCGGCGATCGAATTCTCCAGGATCTGCGTGACCTGGGTCTCGATAATCTCGGCCGAGGCGCCGCGATAGATCGTCTGCACCGAGACGATCGGCTCGTCGATGTTCGGGTATTCGCGGACCGTGAGGCGGCCATAGCTGACGATGCCGATCAGCATCACCAGCAGGCTCAGCACCGTCGAGAGGACGGGCCTGCGGACGAAGAGTTCGAAGAGACTCATCAGAGCTGGCTCGTCTGGACGGGCTTTTCCTTGACGGAGATGGTGCTGCCGTCGCGCAGCCGCATCTGACCAGCGGTGATGATCTGCATGCCGGGCTTCAGCCCGCCGACCACCTCGACCTTGCCGGGCAGCCGCTTGCCAAGCTCGACCGCGACCCGGCGCGCCTTGCCGTTCTCGGCCACGTAGATGATCTTGCCGATACCATCAGGCACCACCGCCATCTCGGGGACGACGATAGCGTTCTCGCGCCGGTCGATCGTGATCGACAGCCGGGCGAACAGGCCGGGCTTCAGGGCAAGATCGGCGTTCGGGACGTTGGCGCGCAGGCGGATCGCGCGGCCGTTGACGTCGACGACCGGGTCGATTGCGAAGATCTGACCGGTGAAGGTCCGGTCCGGAACGGCGTCGACGCGCACCTGGACGGGTTGACCGACCTTGACGCGGCTCAGATAGATTTCGGGCACCCGGAAATCGACCTTGATCGGATCGATGCTGGTCAGCACGATCAGCGGCTTTCCGACCGAGACGTAATCGCCGACGCCGACCGAGCGCAGGCCGACGACGCCGTTGAACGGCGCGACGATGGTCGATTGCGCGAGCTTGGCCTTGGCGAGCTGCACGCGGGCCTCGCTGGACGCGAGTTTCGCCGTCGACTCTTCGACCGCGACCTGCGTGCCCGAGCCGCGCTGCACCAGCGACTTCAGCCGCTCATTGGTGTCGCGCGCCAGGCCGAGATCGGCCAGCGCCTGCTTGAGCTCGGCGTCGAGGATGGCGGTGTCGAGCTTGACCAGATCCTGCCCGGCCTTGACGCGCTCACCCTCCTTGAAGCCGAGAGCGACGACGCGGCCGGCGATCTCGGGAGCGATGACCACGGATTCATCGGCGGCGAGCGTGCCGAGCGCCTCGACCTCCTCATTGACGGTCATCAACTCGACGGCAGCGACTTCCACCGGTACGGCACGCGGCCCCGAAACGGCGCTGGCCTGGGCCTGCTGCGAGCCGGCGCGCTGGTTGCGGTAGGCGTAATAGCCGCCGCCGGCGAGAGCCGCGACCACGACGAGGAGAACAAACCGCTTCATAAGACTGGACGCTCCGATACCGCGTGACTATCTTAGACTGGACAGTCCAGTTTGATAAGAGGCCCAGTGGTCGGAAGCATGGCTGACACCCCCCTCCGTCGACACCGGGCAACCCCTCTCACCGAACCGGCAGGCGCCGAGGCAAGACCCGTGCCGAAACCCCTCCGGCGAAACGGCGCCAAGCCCCGCCTGCTCGACTCCAACCAGACCGAAACAAGCCCGGCCAAATCCCCATCGGCCGAACGTGCGCGCCCCGACAAGCACGACGCCATCACCCGCGCGGCCGCCGAGACCTTCCTCGCGGAGGGCTTCGAGCGCGCGAGCCTCGACCAGATCGCTCATCGGGCCGGTGTTTCGAAACAGACGATCTACAGCCATTTCGCCGATAAGGAAGCGCTCTTCAAGGCGATTTGCGCCCAGCTCACGGAAACGTTGACTGCGCCTTTGCAGCAAGCTTCGCCTGCCGCTGATCTGCGCAGCGCCCTGACGCGCCTGGGCGAAGACATGCTCAAGCTCATGCTGCGCCCCGCCTCCCTCGATCTGCACCGGCTGGTGGTGAGCGCCTCGCCGCGCTTTCCCGAACTCGGCCGTGGCGCCTACGAGGCAGGCGCCAAGCGAATGAGCGATGCCATCGTGACGCTGCTGATCGAACGCTCGCGTGTCGGCGACGGCGTCGCCCGTCCGGTCGGCCTCGACGAGGCCGAGCGGCTCGCCGAGCAATTCGTCGGCATGCTGCGCGGCCTGCATCAATTGCGCGGGCTTCTCGGGATCAAGCCGATGCCGGTCACCCAGCGGAAAGCCTATGTCCGCGCCTGCGTCGATGCGCTGCTGAACGCGCTCTGACCGGGCTTCCCGACAGCTCCGGCTTCGCCCCGGCCTGCTGTCACGCCGCTGTCATCCGCGGCCGCTAGCTCTCGTCGCATGGAGACGCGCTGCCCCTCGGCTTTCGCCGGACGGGGCTGCGCTCATGCCCGCATCGTGCGCGAGAACCCATCACATGCTGCGTATCGAAGGTCTGACCAAGCGCTTTGGCGACAGGAATGCTGTCGACAATGTCTCGCTGTCGATCCCGAAGGGAGAGATGGTTGGCGTGATCGGCAGGTCCGGAGCCGGCAAATCAACCCTGCTGCGCATGCTCAACCGGCTGGCGGAGCCGACCTCGGGCCGGATCGTCTGCGAGGAGCAGGAGATCACCGCGCTGAAGGGGGCGTCGCTCAGGCGCTGGCGCCGTGATACGGCGATGATCTTCCAGCAGTTCAACCTCGTCGGCCGCCTCGACGTGCTGACCAACGTGCTGCTCGGGCGCCTGAACCACCGTTCCGCCGCCCTGACCCTGGTCAAGAGCTTCTCCGAGGACGACAAGATCCGCGCCATCGCGGCACTCGAGCGTCTCGATATGGGACATCTGCTCGCACAGCGCGCCGAGACCCTGTCCGGCGGCCAGCAGCAGCGCGTCGCCATCGCCCGCGCGCTCGTCCAGGAGCCGCGCATCATCCTCGCCGACGAGCCGATCGCCTCGCTTGACCCGCGCAATACACAGGTCGTCATGGACGCGCTGTTCCGCATCAACCGCGAGGACGGCATCACCGTGATGTGCAACCTGCACGACCTCGACATCGCCGCGAAGTATTGCGACCGGCTGATCGGCATGGCGGCCGGTAAGGTCGTGTTCGACGACGTGCCGCAGGCGCTGACCCGCGAGGTCGCCGCCGAGCTCTACGGCATCGAGGCCAAGGATGCCGGCGCCGAAGCTCTGGACGCGCTCGACGCCATCGCCGCCTCCGAAGCCAAGCGCGCCCGCCAGAAGATCGCCTGACACGCGAAGGATCGCCGGTGCGGCCGGAGGCCGTCGCCGCGGGAAGACCATTACGACAGCAACCAGGAGCAAGCCCAATGCTGACCCGTCGCCATACCCTCAAGCTCGCCGCCGCCGGCCTCGCCGCCGCTGCCGCCCCGGCTTTCGCCCAGGACTGGAAGGCGAAGTATCCGGAGCTGGTCTTCGCGATCATCCCGGCCGAAAACGCTTCGGGCGTCGTCGAGCGCTACACCCCCTTCGTGAACTATCTCGCGAAGGAGCTCGGCACCAAGGTGACGCTGCGCATCGCCAATGACTACGCCGCGATCATCGAGGGCCAGCGCGCCGGTAACATCCACATCGGCATGTACGGCCCGGCGTCCTTCGCCCGCGCCCGCATGACCGGCGCCAAGGTCGACGCCTTCGCGATCGAGACCAACCTCGACGGCACCAAGGGCTATCACTCGGTCTTCTACGTGAAGAAGGACTCGCCCTATCAGAAGGTCGAGGACCTCAAGGGCAAGAATCTCGGCCTCGTCGACCCGAACTCGACCTCGGGCAACAACGTGCCGCGCTTCGTCCTCAACCAGATGAAGATCGAGCCGGAAACCTTCTTCTCGAAGGTCGTCTACACCGGCAGCCACGAGAACGCGGTCATCGCGCTGCAGCAGGGCACCGTCGACATCGCCGCCAACTGGTGGAACGACGAGCAGGAGTCGAATCTGCAGCGCATGGCCCGCAAGAACATGGTCAAGGCCGACGACTTCCGCATCATCTACAAGTCCGAGCAGATCGTGAACTCGCCGATGGCCTATCTCTCCGACATGCCGGAAGAGCTCAAGGCCAAGATCCGCGACGCGGTGCTGAACCTCGCCGCCAAGGACAAGGCCGCCTTCGACAAGATCTATGAAGGCAAGCAGGGCCCGCTCGTCGCGGTCGACAACAAGTCCTACGACCCGATCGTCGAGCTGAACAAGTTCGTCGACGAGTTGCGCAAGAAGAAGTCGTCGTAAGCAGCACGCTCGCTCTTGCCGTCATGGTCGGGCTTGTCCCGACCATCCACGTCTTCGCTGACCAAGTTCCGCGTTCAAGACGTGGATGCTCGCCACAAGGGCGAGCATGACGGGCTGCGGCGCAACCTGGCGCGATCCCCGGTAACGGACGCTCATGACCCTCGCGATCGACCGCAACGACCCGGCCATCCGGGCCCATGCCGAGGCTTATCGGCAGGCGGCCACGGCCAAGCGTCGCCAGGCCCTCATCGGCATCGCCGTCTTCATCGTCTGCGTCCTGCTCGCAGCGAGGGGCTCGGAAGTCGATCTCGCCAAGTTCGCCGAGAACATCCACCGCTTCCCGAAATACATCTACGAGACGCTGCCGACACTGCGGCTCGGCAGCCTCGGCTCCGACTTCGCGGAATGGTACTGGGGCTGGAAGGGTTGGCTGAAGCTGCTCTGGCAGACCATCCTGATCGCCTATGTCGGCACGGTGCTCGGCGCCATCGGCGCCTTCCTGTTCTGCTTCGCCGCCGCCGCCAATCTCGGCCGCGCACCCTGGCTGCGCTTCGCGGTGCGCCGCTTCCTCGAATTCTGCCGCACCGTTCCGGAGATCGTGTTTGCACTGATCTTCGTCATCGCCTTCGGCCTCGGCCCGCTGCCCGGCGTGCTCGCCATCGCCATCCACACCATGGGTGCGCTCGGCAAGCTCTTCTCCGAGGTGGTCGAGAATATCGACCTGAAGCCGGTCGACGGCATCACCGCTTCCGGCGGCAGCTGGTGGCAGATCGTGCGCTTCGCCGTGTTGCCGCAGGTGCTCTCCAATTTCGCGAGCTATGCGCTGCTGCGCTTCGAGATCAATGTCCGCGGCGCCTCGATCATGGGCTTCGTCGGCGCCGGCGGCATCGGCCAGGATCTGATCGAGGCGATCCGCAAATTCTACTTCACCGATATCAGCGCCATCCTGCTGCTGATCATCGTCACGGTGATGCTGATCGACTACGGCACCGAGCGGCTGCGCCACGCCCTCCTCAGCCTGGAGCACGGCCGATGAGCCTCGCCCTCACCACGGCCGAGCGCGCCGACATCGTCAGCCGCCACCAGGCGGCGATCCGCGGCTCGCTCAAGACGAAGCTCGCCACCATCGGCACCATCGCCGTCC
It includes:
- a CDS encoding efflux RND transporter permease subunit, which translates into the protein MSLFELFVRRPVLSTVLSLLVMLIGIVSYGRLTVREYPNIDEPIVSVQTIYRGASAEIIETQVTQILENSIAGIEGIEIISSASRQERSQISVRFRPDVDPDVAASDVRDRVSRVRGRMPEEIDEPIIAKVEADSQPILYLSLTSTRHSPLELTDFADRFIAERVQNITGVAEVRILGQRQYAMRIWLDRSRLSAYNVTVQEIEAAVRAQNIEIPSGRIESSDREFTVLSQTGLVTPDQFREIVVKDAAGFPIKLKDLARVELGALEERNAAWFKGSPSVTVGIVKQATANPLDVSSGVRAALPGIIEDLPDGMSIAISYDSSIFIDRSIKAVFQTILEAIVLVVLIIFVFLRSLRATLIPLVTIPVSLIGSFALMYAFGFTVNTLTLLSMVLAIGLVVDDAIVVLENVHRHIEDGMEPNKAAIRGINEIAFAVVAMTLTLVAVYAPMAFSTGRTGKLFIEFALTLAGAVLVSGFVALTLTPMMCAKLLRHHDKHSWLYNVLERGFEGLSRGYKASLRAALTVRPLIVLLAVGVAGGGYYFFTHLRSELAPVEDRGTINVIGVAPEGATMSFTASYARRVEEYFSKIQEVETYLVIVGFPDVTRAIAIARLKPWEERERKQQDLVAEITRELAQIPGIRLFANNPPSLGQGNANSKPVEFVLRSSESYAQLKSYVDQLMRDVADSPALSNVETNLILDKPQIRVTIDRQRAADLGVGVDVIGRTMETLLGGRQVTRFNMNSKQYDVMLQVAGSERSTPQALQSIYLMGRSGAVVQLSSLVRIEETVAPKELVRFNQLRSATITALPAPGYSLGDALKVLEDATARVLPSSVQIDYSGQSREFKQSGASIFLVFLLALGFIYLVLAAQFESFVDPIVIMVSVPLSLTGALAALYYTGGTMNVYSQIGLITLVGLITKHGILILEFTNQLREEGKEMIDALVEAAELRLRPILMTTGAMVLGAVPLAIAHGAGAESRSQIGWVIVGGMTFGTLLTLYVVPVAYSYLARKIHGSRHGAHEEAHGAHPHPAE
- a CDS encoding efflux RND transporter periplasmic adaptor subunit, producing MKRFVLLVVVAALAGGGYYAYRNQRAGSQQAQASAVSGPRAVPVEVAAVELMTVNEEVEALGTLAADESVVIAPEIAGRVVALGFKEGERVKAGQDLVKLDTAILDAELKQALADLGLARDTNERLKSLVQRGSGTQVAVEESTAKLASSEARVQLAKAKLAQSTIVAPFNGVVGLRSVGVGDYVSVGKPLIVLTSIDPIKVDFRVPEIYLSRVKVGQPVQVRVDAVPDRTFTGQIFAIDPVVDVNGRAIRLRANVPNADLALKPGLFARLSITIDRRENAIVVPEMAVVPDGIGKIIYVAENGKARRVAVELGKRLPGKVEVVGGLKPGMQIITAGQMRLRDGSTISVKEKPVQTSQL
- a CDS encoding TetR/AcrR family transcriptional regulator, which encodes MPKPLRRNGAKPRLLDSNQTETSPAKSPSAERARPDKHDAITRAAAETFLAEGFERASLDQIAHRAGVSKQTIYSHFADKEALFKAICAQLTETLTAPLQQASPAADLRSALTRLGEDMLKLMLRPASLDLHRLVVSASPRFPELGRGAYEAGAKRMSDAIVTLLIERSRVGDGVARPVGLDEAERLAEQFVGMLRGLHQLRGLLGIKPMPVTQRKAYVRACVDALLNAL
- the phnC gene encoding phosphonate ABC transporter ATP-binding protein produces the protein MLRIEGLTKRFGDRNAVDNVSLSIPKGEMVGVIGRSGAGKSTLLRMLNRLAEPTSGRIVCEEQEITALKGASLRRWRRDTAMIFQQFNLVGRLDVLTNVLLGRLNHRSAALTLVKSFSEDDKIRAIAALERLDMGHLLAQRAETLSGGQQQRVAIARALVQEPRIILADEPIASLDPRNTQVVMDALFRINREDGITVMCNLHDLDIAAKYCDRLIGMAAGKVVFDDVPQALTREVAAELYGIEAKDAGAEALDALDAIAASEAKRARQKIA
- the phnD gene encoding phosphonate ABC transporter substrate-binding protein, with amino-acid sequence MLTRRHTLKLAAAGLAAAAAPAFAQDWKAKYPELVFAIIPAENASGVVERYTPFVNYLAKELGTKVTLRIANDYAAIIEGQRAGNIHIGMYGPASFARARMTGAKVDAFAIETNLDGTKGYHSVFYVKKDSPYQKVEDLKGKNLGLVDPNSTSGNNVPRFVLNQMKIEPETFFSKVVYTGSHENAVIALQQGTVDIAANWWNDEQESNLQRMARKNMVKADDFRIIYKSEQIVNSPMAYLSDMPEELKAKIRDAVLNLAAKDKAAFDKIYEGKQGPLVAVDNKSYDPIVELNKFVDELRKKKSS
- the phnE gene encoding phosphonate ABC transporter, permease protein PhnE produces the protein MTLAIDRNDPAIRAHAEAYRQAATAKRRQALIGIAVFIVCVLLAARGSEVDLAKFAENIHRFPKYIYETLPTLRLGSLGSDFAEWYWGWKGWLKLLWQTILIAYVGTVLGAIGAFLFCFAAAANLGRAPWLRFAVRRFLEFCRTVPEIVFALIFVIAFGLGPLPGVLAIAIHTMGALGKLFSEVVENIDLKPVDGITASGGSWWQIVRFAVLPQVLSNFASYALLRFEINVRGASIMGFVGAGGIGQDLIEAIRKFYFTDISAILLLIIVTVMLIDYGTERLRHALLSLEHGR